A genomic window from Lycium barbarum isolate Lr01 chromosome 4, ASM1917538v2, whole genome shotgun sequence includes:
- the LOC132634900 gene encoding ASI1-immunoprecipitated protein 3, whose translation MGNRRLAVTVSDDDDEDNVPLSRVTRAASNNNEGNNNKTANQRKHKKLRLNEDEEEEEEVPKKKKKRKVIEDDEKNEDDDVEERGRGKRMKKLKKVAEEEEEEEPEMEEEEEEEEEEEELMEDAKPIGEVTRVTGKGKGRRNHYESFEYDGNRYELEDPVLLVPEAKNQKPYVAIIKDITQKKDGNMWVTGQWFYRPEEALKKSGGSWQSRDTRELFYSFHRDEVPAESVMHKCVVHFIPLNKQIPRRKEHPGFIVQKVYDTELMRLFKLTDKDYEDTKQHEIDLLVQKTIARIGHLPDIEAEDNSTAPVSQEDQFKSKRLLRKKSMVSLDVTRDDEAPSRSGHSRVETPGSCANNASEYFTILLNFKVLTGETQRDKWLEKLLQSIQYFCNPVDNVQNDGKEKGGSDAADLTGNTDSAKHVNDTLDNGADSDMFRWPDSAVPAVVSLEKAAHEALSSDFQKYNQKMRQLSFNLKNNSLLARRLLKGELDPSQILNMSPNELKEGLTADELASREPEEPEPVQMTDARCKRCTEKKVRLMEIIQAGHGDRYSLECVACGNNWYASRDEAASLTIGAPNVTKSVGTEPLATAKFENVEKNLTSPRRADKGASDVLKKTTEANMPVLDSQRSFNKTKPDDNTTTSNAD comes from the exons ATGGGAAACCGGCGACTTGCAGTAACGGTAAGCGACGACGACGACGAAGATAACGTGCCGCTATCGCGTGTTACACGCGCCGCCTCTAACAACAACGAAGGTAACAACAACAAAACAGCGAATCAGAGAAAGCATAAGAAGCTTCGTCTCAacgaagacgaagaagaagaagaagaagtgccgaagaagaagaagaagagaaaagtgATTGAAGATGATGAGAAGAATGAGGATGATGACGTGGAGGAGAGAGGTAGAGGGAAGAGGATGAAGAAACTGAAGAAAGTtgccgaagaagaagaagaagaggaaccgGAAAtggaggaggaagaggaagaagaagaagaagaagaagaactgaTGGAAGATGCTAAGCCTATTGGTGAGGTAACTAGGGTTACAGGTAAAGGTAAAGGGAGGAGAAACCACTATGAGTCCTTCGAGTACGACGGAAATCGCTATGAACTT GAGGATCCCGTGCTCCTGGTTCCAGAAGCAAAAAATCAGAAGCCTTATGTGGCAATTATCAAG GATATTACTCAGAAGAAGGATGGGAACATGTGGGTCACAGGACAATGGTTTTACCGACCTGAGGAAGCACTAAAAAAATCTGGTGGAAGTTGGCAATCACGAGACACGAGGGAATTGTTCTATAGTTTTCACCGAGATGAGGTCCCGGCAGAGTCGGTCATGCACAAGTGTGTGGTGCACTTCATACCTTTAAACAAGCAGATTCCAAGACGGAAAGAGCATCCTGGTTTTATTGTTCAGAAGGTATATGACACCGAGCTGATGAGGCTTTTCAAGTTAACAGATAAGGACTATGAAGATACCAAACAGCATGAGATTGATCTTCTTGTTCAGAAGACTATAGCACGAATTGGGCATCTTCCTGACATTGAAGCTGAGGATAATTCTACAGCTCCTGTTAGTCAGGAAGACCAATTTAAGAGTAAGCGACTTTTGAGGAAGAAGAGCATGGTGTCTTTGGATGTCACCAGAGATGATGAAGCACCATCTAGATCGGGTCATTCTAGAGTAGAAACTCCAGGCAGTTGTGCCAATAATGCATCAGAGTACTTCACCATCCTCTTGAACTTCAAAGTCCTAACGGGTGAAACACAGCGTGACAAATGGCTGGAAAAACTGCTGCAGTCAATTCAGTATTTCTGCAATCCTGTGGATAATGTACAAAATGATGGAAAAGAAAAAGGGGGCTCAGATGCTGCTGATCTTACGGGTAACACTGATTCTGCAAAACATGTGAATGACACTCTAGACAATGGTGCTGAT AGTGACATGTTTCGATGGCCAGACAGTGCTGTTCCTGCTGTAGTCTCTTTAGAGAAAGCTGCACACGAGGCCCTCTCATCTGATTTTCAGAAGTACAATCAGAAGATGAGACAGTTATCGTTCAATCTTAAG AACAATTCACTCTTAGCACGCCGTCTTCTGAAAGGGGAGTTGGATCCCTCTCAGATACTGAACATGTCCCCAAATGAGCTAAAG GAAGGTCTAACAGCAGACGAGTTAGCAAGCAGGGAGCCCGAGGAGCCAGAGCCCGTACAG ATGACTGATGCTCGTTGCAAAAGATGCACAGAGAAAAAAGTGCGGCTCATGGAGATTATTCAGGCTGGACATGGAGATCGTTACTCG CTGGAGTGTGTTGCTTGTGGCAATAATTGGTATGCTTCTAGAGATGAAGCTGCTAGCCTCACAATCGGTGCACCAAATGTTACAAAGAGCGTTGGAACAGAACCGCTGGCCACTGCTAAGTTCGAAAATGTAGAGAAGAATTTAACAAGTCCACGAAGAGCCGATAAAGGAGCTAGTGATGTTCTAAAGAAAACAACTGAAGCTAACATGCCAGTTCTTGATAGCCAGAGGTCATTTAACAAGACCAAGCCTGATGACAACACTACAACTAGCAATGCTGACTGA
- the LOC132634901 gene encoding uncharacterized protein LOC132634901, protein MELEFDKYCVVDGSPTTVLPSPRHRLKGERRKSKGGSNNNNIPSLIPKVRSARRKSKGNSINSKCSKEVLSVDDDFTEISFHRYRSVSCKDAPSRKLHSEGNDILKRGSVYQSSKDVTRVKKTDAVEERRKIEFSRGNDTAFSFGIVDVLCGPDEDNSRIDSSIGSSLNSDDRENKRAQIPLRQSAQDSNIMSQSVVDRLREVNRLTERDPSASLPRSLSAKLALPHSPARSESDSSRTPSQKSRFSPIRKMFDPFGKSKSLKSPLSYTFEPQLVNVSRGRAVHKSLLHDFSTIAEPLDCDPQSMKKEIHNSNVQSLPAHLHGLLRSDKKNGLPFFDFSVKSPEDSFVAKSWKVENTLNWVYTFHSVHHKRKSNASGWGSKDSVKEPLLVGQMQVSCYLCTDLKNAGNCDNSMVTEFVLYDTAHSRKRVSTQDSSCSSPDVTNAHKASDEKSSGANCETEEVQMQSQVEIAAIAIEVPFEKRESLKFRSGDAKADQQLPNLLDLSVVERRIGPEATVGPAKVNVVIPSGHHGLPTTESPGPSPLLDRWRIGGGCDCGGWDMACPLYIFGNPNIHIDDNRPLVESQQPLELFIQGRKDKAPALTMTLKEDGQYSVDFHAQLSALQAFSICVSILHSMETSISVGRENNIESLQSNTLRVFVQDDIKGLINAVREEKKQKVHKKVEQVFPSFVLNPPFSPIGRV, encoded by the exons ATGGAGTTGGAATTCGACAAGTATTGTGTTGTAGATGGAAGTCCTACAACTGTGCTTCCATCTCCGCGACACCGTCTAAAAGGTGAAAGGAGAAAAAGCAAAGGcggcagcaacaacaacaacatacccagtctAATCCCAAAAGTGCGGTCTGCGAGGAGAAAAAGCAAAGGAAATTCCATAAATTCCAAATGCAGCAAAGAAGTATTGTCTGTAGATGATGACTTCACTGAGATAAGCTTTCATCGGTATCGTAGCGTGTCCTGTAAAGATGCTCCATCAAGGAAATTGCATTCGGAAGGAAATGATATCCTAAAGAGGGGCTCTGTCTATCAAAGTTCTAAAGATGTTACGCGCGTCAAGAAAACTGATGCTGTTGAGGAAAGAAGAAAAATCGAGTTCTCTAGGGGCAATGACACTGCATTCTCATTTGGCATTGTTGATGTTTTGTGTGGTCCGGATGAGGATAATTCACGCATAGATAGCTCTATAGGAAGTTCTTTAAATTCTGATGATAGAGAAAACAAAAGGGCTCAAATTCCACTAAGACAGTCAGCTCAGGATTCAAACATAATGTCTCAATCAGTTGTTGATCGTCTACGTGAAGTTAACAGACTAACGGAGAGGGATCCATCTGCCTCATTACCCAGATCGTTGTCTGCAAAATTAGCACTACCACATTCGCCTGCTCGATCAGAAAGTGATAGCTCCCGTACCCCCAGCCAAAAATCCCGTTTCAGCCCTATCCGAAAGATGTTTGATCCATTTGGTAAATCTAAGTCTCTGAAAAGTCCATTGAGTTATACTTTCGAACCTCAGCTTGTTAATGTCAGTAGAGGCAGAGCAGTTCATAAATCTCTATTGCATGATTTCTCAACCATAGCGGAGCCTTTGGATTGTGATCCTCAGTCTATGAAGAAAGAGATCCATAACTCGAATGTGCAGAGTTTACCAGCTCATTTACATGGCTTGCTCAGATCGGATAAGAAAAATGGATTGCCCTTTTTTGATTTCTCAGTAAAGTCTCCTGAAGATAGTTTTGTCGCAAAGTCGTGGAAAGTGGAGAATACCTTGAATTGGGTGTACACATTTCATTCTGTTCATCACAAAAGGAAGAGCAATGCTAGTGGATGGGGATCGAAAGATAGCGTTAAAGAACCTTTGTTGGTTGGGCAGATGCAAGTTTCCTGTTATTTATGTACAGACTTAAAAAATGCTGGAAATTGTGACAACTCAATGGTGACTGAGTTTGTCTTGTATGATACAGCCCATTCAAGAAAAAGAGTTTCTACGCAAGATAGTTCTTGTTCTTCCCCTGATGTCACTAATGCACATAAGGCCTCTGATGAAAAATCATCTGGAGCTAATTGTGAAACTGAAGAGGTACAAATGCAATCACAGGTTGAAATTGCAGCCATTGCTATAGAGGTACCATTTGAAAAGAGGGAGAGTTTAAAATTCAGGAGTGGGGATGCAAAGGCTGATCAGCAACTTCCAAACTTACTGGATCTCTCTGTGGTTGAGCGAAGAATTGGACCTGAAGCTACTGTGGGACCTGCCAAGGTGAACGTTGTGATCCCTTCGGGACACCATGGTCTTCCAACTACTGAAAGTCCTGGTCCTTCTCCCTTGTTGGATAGATGGAGGATAGGCGGAGGTTGCGACTGTGGCGGCTGGGACATGGCATGTCCGCTTTACATATTTGGTAATCCAAATATTCACATTGATGATAACCGTCCTCTGGTGGAGAGTCAGCAGCCATTGGAACTTTTCATTCAG GGAAGAAAGGATAAAGCTCCAGCATTGACGATGACACTTAAGGAGGATGGGCAATATTCAGTTGATTTCCATGCTCAGTTATCAGCATTACAAGCATTCTCTATTTGTGTCTCAATTTTGCATTCAATGGAAACCTCGATTTCCGTGGGACGAGAGAACAACATAGAATCTTTGCAATCCAACACGTTGAGGGTGTTTGTTCAAGATGACATTAAAGGCTTGATTAATGCAGTCAGAGAGGAAAAGAAACAGAAAGTACACAAGAAAGTAGAGCAAGTTTTCCCGTCTTTTGTGCTCAATCCACCATTCTCTCCAATTGGTCGAGTATAG
- the LOC132634902 gene encoding mitochondrial aspartate-glutamate transporter AGC1, which produces MARGCQPRPSNKPSIRYRCNLLEGALFELTDLDRESHAPISSENKENPKNSESSEIMSTSELISAVGSIWDSAAPPLTRILSKSRSRCNNADHQENNKYGYSTADKISGACFSTYDFPIPVNVDSDTDSSPLVLANVERLTANQKVSFFGPLLGNSPLLSLLHGGSTMHPDTRKTKDLANDLQSVYGWMHEISSLKVKHHLNCASIGSYESRKCTIEDTTNSPSSCCSDVDTVNADCQADMEKPAGSLLTEIAKHNGINKVSTSNSCLGHYNEVFHEKKSNTLEIPCSKSKSVSHEYSLPPTCFASVDDKIDAKDQMYDSTINEKVELKEELSSEVQISVVKDKPHYALAKQEHAFAGAMAGIFVSLCLHPVDTIKTVVQSCHNHQKPLYYIGKSFISERGVTALYRGISTNLASSAPISALYTFTYESVKGALLPLFPKEYHSFAHCLAGGCASIATSFIFTPSERIKQQMQVGSHYKNCWNALIEIIRSGGLPSLYAGWRAVLWRNIPHSIIKFYTYERLKDLRFSSVQLGKQNDTLMTLACGGLAGSTAALFTTPFDVVKTRLQTQIPGSGTQLGVFGILQEIGKREGLKGLYRGLSPRLIMYMTQGALFFASYESFKRVFSLEVPQPKTETGTYEGMEDDPATLPSPS; this is translated from the exons ATGGCTCGGGGATGTCAACCGCGCCCAAGTAACAAACCTTCAATCAGATACAGGTGTAATCTACTTGAGGGAGCACTGTTTGAACTCACTGATCTTGACCGAGAAAGTCATGCCCCTATTTCATCCGAAAATAAGGAGAACCCTAAAAATTCtgagtcttctgaaataatgAGCACAAGTGAGCTCATATCAGCAGTTGGAAGTATATGGGATTCTGCAGCTCCCCCTCTTACACGGATCCTATCTAAATCAAGATCTAGATGCAATAACGCCGATCACCAAGAAAACAACAAATATGGTTACTCCACTGCAGATAAAATTTCTGGCGCTTGTTTTTCAACTTATGATTTCCCAATACCTGTCAATGTGGATAGTGATACAGATTCTTCACCGCTGGTGCTCGCAAATGTGGAACGTCTGACAGCAAACCAGAAAGTCTCGTTCTTTGGTCCTCTTTTAGGAAATTCTCCTCTGTTGAGTCTCCTCCATGGCGGATCTACCATGCATCCAGATACTCGTAAAACAAAAGATCTTGCCAATGATTTACAGAGTGTGTATGGTTGGATGCATGAAATATCCTCACTGAAAGTTAAGCATCATTTAAATTGTGCTAGTATTGGAAGCTACGAAAGCAGAAAATGTACCATAGAAGACACGACAAACAGTCCTTCAAGTTGCTGCTCAGATGTGGATACAGTAAATGCTGATTGCCAGGCTGATATGGAAAAACCGGCTGGTTCATTGTTAACTGAGATTGCGAAGCACAATGGGATCAACAAGGTGTCAACCAGTAATTCGTGTCTAGGGCACTATAATGAGGTTTTTCATGAGAAAAAGTCAAACACGCTTGAGATTCCTTGTTCTAAAAGTAAGTCAGTATCCCATGAGTACTCTCTTCCTCCAACTTGTTTTGCTAGTGTTGACGACAAAATTGATGCTAAGGATCAGATGTATGATTCTACAATCAATGAAAAAGTAGAACTGAAGGAAGAGCTCAGTTCTGAAGTACAGATTTCCGTGGTAAAGGACAAGCCTCATTATGCACTTGCAAAACAAGAACATGCTTTTGCAGGAGCAATGGCTGGAATTTTTGTCAGCCTTTGTCTTCATCCAGTTGACACAATTAAGACTGTTGTTCAATCATGTCACAATCATCAGAAACCACTTTATTATATAGGAAAATCATTTATTTCTGAAAGAG GAGTAACAGCACTTTATCGGGGAATTTCTACCAATCTTGCTTCATCTGCACCAATATCTGCCCTTTACACCTTTACATACGAATCAGTGAAAGGGGCTTTGCTTCCTCTTTTTCCTAAG GAATATCACTCTTTTGCACACTGCTTGGCAGGGGGTTGCGCAAGCATTGCCACTTCATTCATTTTCACTCCGAGTGAGCGTATAAAGCAACAGATGCAAGTGGGTTCGCACTATAAGAACTGCTG GAATGCCTTAATTGAGATTATAAGAAGTGGTGGTTTGCCTTCACTATATGCTGGATGGAGAGCTGTACTCTGGAGGAATATTCCACACTCAATCATTAAG TTCTATACATATGAAAGATTGAAGGATTTGAGGTTTTCATCAGTTCAACTGGGCAAGCAAAATGACACACTAATGACG CTTGCCTGTGGCGGATTAGCTGGATCTACTGCTGCACTATTCACAACTCCATTCGATGTTGTCAAGACAAGATTACAAACACAG ATTCCTGGATCTGGGACTCAGTTAGGTGTATTTGGCATACTTCAAGAAATTGGAAAGCGTGAAGGTTTGAAGGGTCTATACAG GGGCTTGAGTCCTAGATTGATCATGTATATGACCCAGGGAGCACTTTTCTTTGCATCTTATGAATCTTTCAAGAGGGTATTTTCTTTGGAGGTCCCGCAGCCTAAAACAGAAACGGGTACATATGAAGGTATGGAAGATGATCCTGCAACATTACCTTCACCAAGCTAA